The following proteins are encoded in a genomic region of Triticum dicoccoides isolate Atlit2015 ecotype Zavitan chromosome 1B, WEW_v2.0, whole genome shotgun sequence:
- the LOC119341184 gene encoding lichenase-2-like: MASQGVASMFALALLLGAFASIPQSVESIGVCYGMSANNLPAASTVVSMFKSNGINSMRLYAPDQAALQAVGGTGVNVVVGAPNDVLSNLAASPAAAASWVRSNIQAYPKVSFRYVCVGNEVAGGATQNLVPAMKNVQGALASAGLGHIKVTTSVSQAILGVYSPPSAGSFTGEADAFMGPVVQFLARTGAPLMANIYPYLAWAYNPSAMDMSYALFTASGTVVQDGSYGYQNLFDTTVDAFYTAMAKHGGSNVKLVVSESGWPSGGGTAATPANARIYNQYLINHVGRGTPRHPGAIETYVFSMFNENQKDSGVEQNWGLFYPNMQHVYQISF; encoded by the exons ATGGCGAGCCAAGGTGTTGCCTCCATGTTCGCTCTGGCATTGCTCCtcggagccttcgcctccatcccaCAAA GCGTCGAGTCCATCGGGGTGTGCTACGGCATGAGCGCCAACAACCTGCCGGCGGCGAGCACCGTCGTGAGCATGTTCAAGTCCAACGGTATCAACTCCATGCGGCTATATGCCCCCGACCAGGCGGCGCTGCAGGCCGTTGGCGGTACGGGCGTCAACGTCGTCGTCGGGGCGCCTAACGACGTGCTCTCCAACCTCGCCGCCAGCCCGGCGGCGGCCGCCTCGTGGGTCAGGAGCAACATCCAGGCCTACCCGAAGGTTTCCTTTCGGTACGTCTGCGTCGGCAACGAGGTCGCCGGCGGTGCCACCCAGAACCTCGTCCCGGCCATGAAAAACGTGCAGGGcgcgctcgcctccgctgggctgggcCACATCAAGGTCACCACGTCGGTGTCGCAGGCCATCCTCGGCGTGTACAGCCCGCCCTCCGCCGGGTCCTTCACCGGGGAGGCGGACGCGTTCATGGGCCCCGTGGTGCAGTTCCTTGCCCGCACCGGCGCGCCGCTCATGGCCAACATCTACCCGTACCTGGCCTGGGCCTACAACCCGAGCGCCATGGACATGAGCTACGCGCTCTTCACCGCGTCCGGCACCGTGGTCCAGGACGGCTCCTACGGGTACCAGAACCTGTTCGACACCACCGTGGACGCCTTCTACACGGCCATGGCCAAGCACGGCGGCTCCAACGTGAAGCTCGTGGTGTCGGAGAGCGGGTGGCCCTCAGGCGGCGGCACGGCGGCGACTCCGGCCAACGCCCGGATCTACAACCAGTACCTCATCAACCACGTCGGGCGCGGCACCCCCCGCCACCCGGGCGCCATCGAGACCTACGTCTTCTCCATGTTCAACGAGAACCAGAAGGACAGCGGCGTGGAGCAGAACTGGGGACTCTTCTACCCCAACATGCAGCACGTCTACCAAATCAGCTTCTGA